The sequence below is a genomic window from Acetivibrio clariflavus DSM 19732.
TAGCAATAGTATTACTACACAAAGTCCTTTGCCAAGATGGTTTTTAATGCTGCATAACGGCGAAATAATAGGAGGTTATGGCTTGATAACCAATGATTTTATAAGCCGTCAGGATTTATTCCCTTGGCTGTGTGCTCTATATATTGAGGAGAAATACAGAGGCAATGAATTAGGGGCAAAACTTTTGGAGCATGGAAGGATTGAAGCGGCAAAATTGGGATATAAAAAAATATATCTTTGTACTGACCATGTGGGTTATTATGAAAAATATGGCTGGTCATGCATAGGCAAAGGCTTTCACCCCTGGGGTGAGGAGTCAAAGATATATGAAAATGATACAATACAGACGAAATGGTAAAAATAACTTTTTTGGAGTTCCTGTTGTTACAACATTTTAGAATTGCCAAGGCAGTCGTGAATGAGGGACAGAAGAGAATATAAAACGGAAGTCGGGAAAAAACGATATAATAATTAATTGCCTTGTTTTGAGAGGGGGATTTCTGAATGGATAAAAACAATAGACCAGTTGGAAGACAAAAGCGTATTGGCTCCGGCAGAGGAGATGTTTATAAACGCGGCAGCGGACTTGGAAGCGGACCTGTAGGCAATCCAGGCGGTTATTCCGATAGAAGAAGCACGTCAGGAGGCATAAGAAGGTCGGGCTATAACTCGGGAGGATACCAATCAGGAGGGAAAAGGAAATCCTCTGGTGGGTTGACTTATTTGATAATTCTGTTGGTTATTGTCTATCTGGGATATAGTTTTTTTACCGATTTATTCGGAGACAATTCTGATACTACGTCAAATAATAATTTACAGTCCCAAGCATCCAACTATTCCAATACATATGACAAAGGGGAATATCCGGTTGATACTTCCGTTTCAAACCTTGCCCGGGCAAAGCGTACAGTGTTGAAGGGCAATGGAAAGGATACAGCAACCATAATGATATATATGTGCGGAACGGATCTTGAGTCAAGAAGCAGTATGGCTACTTATGATCTTCAGGAGATTGCAAAGGCTAAAATATCCGATAATGTCAATATTATTGTTGAGACGGGCGGAACATTGAAGTGGCAGAATAATTTTGTAGATAGTAAGACCAATCAGAGATTTAAAGTGACTAAAGATGGCTTCAAGTTGATAGAAAAAAATCTTGGGAAGAAGTCTATGGTTGATCCCAATACTTTAGCAGACTTTATCAAGTATTGCAAGGAAAACTACCCGGCAGACAGATACTCGCTTATTTTGTGGGACCATGGCGGAGGTTCCCTTGGTGGATTTGGATATGACCAGCACTTTCCTAACGATGGAATGACTCTGGATGAGTTGGCTGTGGCATTGAAAAAAAGTGGTTGTACCTTTGATTTTATAGGCTTTGATGCATGTTTGATGGCAACCCTTGAAACGGCAATAGTTTTGGAACCCTATGCGGACTACATGATTGCTTCGGAAGAAGTTGAACCCGGTATTGGCTGGTACTATACAGGTTGGATAACTTTGCTTTCTGAAAATCCATCCATACCTACTGTTGAACTGGGTAAAAAGCTAATAGACGATTATGTAAGGGAAGTTAAACTGAGAACGCCTCGCAGTCAGGCAACTCTCTCACTGATTGACCTTGCGGAGTTAAAAGGTACTGTACCGTCAGCTTTTGAAGCTTTTGCAAAATCAACAAGACAACTTATTGATTCGGGCAATTATAAAGTTGTTTCTGATGCTCGTTCCGATACTAAGGAATTTGCAAAATCTTCGAAAATAAACCAGATTGATCTTATTCATTTTGCCGAAAATTTGGGAACCAGAGAAGGAAAAGCCTTTGCTAAGGCACTTCGTGGATGTGTTAAGTATAACCGCACATCCTCAAATATAACAAATGCAAACGGAATATCAATTTATTTTCCGTATAATAATCTCAAAAAGCTTAACTCGATGCTTGATACCTATGAACAAATAGGAATTGATGACGAATACAGCAAGTGTATTAAGAGCTTTGCCAGTGTAGCTGCCGGAGGACAAATTGTTTCTTCCGGAAGCAACAACATGCTTGAAATCTTATTAGACAGTCTTACAGGAGGAACACAAAATCAAAATTCAAATCAGTCTTCTACTATTTCAATAGAGAGCTTATTAAATGAGTTTTTGTCCGGTGGAGATTACAGCAGTATCACAGGTCTTATTGGAGATTCATTTGGATGGCTTGATGTTGACCGTATGAAAGCTTCTGTAGACTACTATAAAAAGAACAGAATTGAAGCAAAGGATTTGAAAATAACTAAAAAGAACGTACAAAGAGTTCTTGAACTTTCGGAAGAACAGTGGGGGCTTGTACAGAATATAGAGCAGAATGTTTTTATAGATGATGGTGAAGGTTTTATAGACCTTGGGCTTGATAATGTATATGAGTTTAATGATGATGGCGACCTTATAATGGAATATGACGGAACATGGCTTGCACTGAACGGTAACATAGTGAGCTACTACATGATAAGTGAGGATCGCTATGGAGACAATTATACTATAAAAGGACGTGTACCTGCTTTATTAAACGGTCAGCTGGTAGATATTATACTTGTGTTTGACAATGAAAATCCTTATGGAACGGTTTTGGGAGCCCAGATAAAATATGATACTTTGACACAGACCGAAACATTGGCAAAGGGTCTTATTGATATTAAAGCCGGTGATAAAATTGATTTCTTATGCGATTACTACACTTATGACGGACAGTATAAAGATACTTATTACCTTGGAAAGCAGTACACCGCTACAGGAAGTTGGAAAATAGAGAATTTATCATTGGGAAACAGAAAATACCAGATGACTTATCGTATAACGGATATATATAACAATAAGTTTTGGACGCCTTCTATTACCAATTAAGTTTTGTTCTTTCCAAAGATAACCGATTGATTTTAGAGGAGGAATAGCAATGGGGGACCTGTCCAAGTTGCCGAACATTGGAGCAAAATGCGAGAAAAGGCTGACCCGGGTTGGAATAAAAAGTGCTGAAGAGCTGAAAAGGATCGGAAGCAGGGAAGCGTTTATCAAACTATATTTTTTGGAAGGCGATACTTGCTTTAATACTCTTTGTGCCTTGGAAGGGGCTATTCAGGGGAAAAGATGGCATGATTTGTCCGATGAATCAAAAACTGATTTGAAAAAATTTTATGTAGAAGTAACAAGGAATATGAAAGAAGATTAATGATGTTAATAAGTGAAGATTAAACTCAATTTGTATTTTTTTAAATGGTAAAAAGATTAGCAGGAATATTCGGGTATTGCCGGAAATCTTCCAATAAAGATTTATAATTATTTAACATTATGCACTGTGAAATAATATTATTTGGCAGTGCATTTTTGGTTTTGGTAACTGATTTGCTGATATAAAATTGGAAAGCTATTTGCGGTAATAGTCCTATTATGTATTTTGCCGGTTACTTTGTATTTTTCTATATTTTTACATGTCTAGAATTAAGTTCTTTTTCTCCAGTTTTAAATTCAGTAACATATCTCAATATTTTTCTTTCGGCCTTTCTTGAAGAGGATTTCAACGAATTTGGCAATCAAAATAAAAGTAGGAAATATGTATATTTATTGCATAAGTTTAATAGACTTATAAAGTGTTTACTAATTTTATAAATCATTATAAACAAGGAGGGAGCAGCCTTTTTGAGTACAATTACCGTACGGGCATGTACTATGTTCACAGCAAAATTTATGGGGATATTTATCTTTGCAATTAAAGTGGGAAAAAGAATCCGTAAGGGTACTTTAAAAAGGGGAAATTCCAATTGGGTTAGTCTTACAGGGTGTTTGAAAAACTTAAATCTATTTATCAAATACAACATGACAAGAGAGGTAATGGAATGGCACAAAGGATTGCTTTAAACCCTGTTGAGAGAGTTAGCGGATTTATACAGGTTGAAGCTGCGATTGACAATAATAGAGTGGTAAAGGCCAAATCAAAGGGATTGCTTTTTCAAGGAGCTAAAAAGGTACTAAGCGGCAGAAACTTACTTGATGCAATTTACTCTAGACAGGGAATATGTGGAATTTGTTCAACTGCGCACTCTGTAGCATCATCTCTTGCATTGGAAAATGCAATTGGAATTTATCCATCCCAGCAGGAAAGATACCTCAGAGATATTATTCAAGGTTGTGATTTTCTTCAAAACCATATAAGGCATTTTTATCAATATACTTTGACTGATTTTGTAAAACTGACTGAAAATATGTCTTTATGGGAAGCCGAGTGTGAAGATTTCAGACTTCCGAGAAATAAAAACTTTGAAATTGCTGAACACTATTCCGAGTCGCTGAATATTACCCGAAGTATACAGGAAATACTGGCTCTGTTAGGTGAAAAGATATCTCATAACAATCGAACTTTTGTTGGAGGCGTTACAAAGGATAAGATAACAGCAATAAAGTCTTTTTTGCATAGAATTAGACAATTTATAACTGAAAAGATGATACCCGATGCCTTTGTCATTTCACATTACTATAGCGATTATTATAAAATTGGCAGCGGTTGCTGTAACTTTCTTACTTATGGCTGCTTTTACGGATATAAAGAATTTGGGACCCTCTATGTAAAACCCGGAGTATATATAAAAGGAAAAGAAAGCGCTTTTGATGCAAGTAAAATAACGGAGGAAGCCGATTATTCCTGCTATATTGATAAAAAGGGAATCTACGGAGCAATGGATATGATTACCGATGAAGAGATAGGAAACAGTGATGAATACTTATGGATTAAAACACCAAGGTATAATGGGTTACCCTGTGAAGTGGGACCTCTGGCAAGGCAATGGCTGAGTGGGGATTATAGAAATGGGACCTCCACAATGGATAGAATCATTGCCAGGGTTTTAGAAGCTAAAAAGATAGTTGATATTGTTGATGTGCTTTTTGAGAATTTGCACATTAGCAAACCTTATAAAAAAGAATATGTCATTCCCATTCATTCGGAAGGTGCAGGATACATTGATACAGCTAAGGGAGCTTTGTGTCACTGGCTTAAGATAGACAACGGAATTATCAACTGTTACCGTATTATAACTCCTTCAGCATGGAATCTTTCGACACATATTAATAATGGTATAATGGGAACTGCAGAACAGGCATTGGTTGGAACTTCAATACAAAATATTGATAATCCTGTTGAGCTGGGTAGAAT
It includes:
- a CDS encoding GNAT family N-acetyltransferase; its protein translation is MKYDIVGIRENKEYLIKAIDFFTEKWGIERRIYEDCLSNSITTQSPLPRWFLMLHNGEIIGGYGLITNDFISRQDLFPWLCALYIEEKYRGNELGAKLLEHGRIEAAKLGYKKIYLCTDHVGYYEKYGWSCIGKGFHPWGEESKIYENDTIQTKW
- a CDS encoding clostripain-related cysteine peptidase, encoding MDKNNRPVGRQKRIGSGRGDVYKRGSGLGSGPVGNPGGYSDRRSTSGGIRRSGYNSGGYQSGGKRKSSGGLTYLIILLVIVYLGYSFFTDLFGDNSDTTSNNNLQSQASNYSNTYDKGEYPVDTSVSNLARAKRTVLKGNGKDTATIMIYMCGTDLESRSSMATYDLQEIAKAKISDNVNIIVETGGTLKWQNNFVDSKTNQRFKVTKDGFKLIEKNLGKKSMVDPNTLADFIKYCKENYPADRYSLILWDHGGGSLGGFGYDQHFPNDGMTLDELAVALKKSGCTFDFIGFDACLMATLETAIVLEPYADYMIASEEVEPGIGWYYTGWITLLSENPSIPTVELGKKLIDDYVREVKLRTPRSQATLSLIDLAELKGTVPSAFEAFAKSTRQLIDSGNYKVVSDARSDTKEFAKSSKINQIDLIHFAENLGTREGKAFAKALRGCVKYNRTSSNITNANGISIYFPYNNLKKLNSMLDTYEQIGIDDEYSKCIKSFASVAAGGQIVSSGSNNMLEILLDSLTGGTQNQNSNQSSTISIESLLNEFLSGGDYSSITGLIGDSFGWLDVDRMKASVDYYKKNRIEAKDLKITKKNVQRVLELSEEQWGLVQNIEQNVFIDDGEGFIDLGLDNVYEFNDDGDLIMEYDGTWLALNGNIVSYYMISEDRYGDNYTIKGRVPALLNGQLVDIILVFDNENPYGTVLGAQIKYDTLTQTETLAKGLIDIKAGDKIDFLCDYYTYDGQYKDTYYLGKQYTATGSWKIENLSLGNRKYQMTYRITDIYNNKFWTPSITN
- a CDS encoding TfoX/Sxy family protein — protein: MGDLSKLPNIGAKCEKRLTRVGIKSAEELKRIGSREAFIKLYFLEGDTCFNTLCALEGAIQGKRWHDLSDESKTDLKKFYVEVTRNMKED
- a CDS encoding nickel-dependent hydrogenase large subunit, encoding MAQRIALNPVERVSGFIQVEAAIDNNRVVKAKSKGLLFQGAKKVLSGRNLLDAIYSRQGICGICSTAHSVASSLALENAIGIYPSQQERYLRDIIQGCDFLQNHIRHFYQYTLTDFVKLTENMSLWEAECEDFRLPRNKNFEIAEHYSESLNITRSIQEILALLGEKISHNNRTFVGGVTKDKITAIKSFLHRIRQFITEKMIPDAFVISHYYSDYYKIGSGCCNFLTYGCFYGYKEFGTLYVKPGVYIKGKESAFDASKITEEADYSCYIDKKGIYGAMDMITDEEIGNSDEYLWIKTPRYNGLPCEVGPLARQWLSGDYRNGTSTMDRIIARVLEAKKIVDIVDVLFENLHISKPYKKEYVIPIHSEGAGYIDTAKGALCHWLKIDNGIINCYRIITPSAWNLSTHINNGIMGTAEQALVGTSIQNIDNPVELGRIIRSFDPCVSCATDVYSQGEYVKTIRVIP